The Cloacibacillus sp. genomic interval GTCATCGACGCCTGCGACGAAAGCCTCTGCGCACTGCTTGGCGGCGAGACGGCCGAGATGCCCGGCGTTTACGGCGCCGACGGCTTTGACCTGGCCGGTTTCTCAGTAGGCATAGTCGACTGCGATAAGATAATCGACGGAAGTTCCATTCAGGAGGGCGACCTCATCGTGGGCCTTCCCAGCTCCGGCGTACACAGCAACGGATTCAGCCTCGTGCGCAGCGCTCTGGGCGCGGAGGGGCTGAACGTGCCTCTTGATGCGATCCCGGAAGGCTGGAACGAGAGCGTAGGCGAGGCGGCAATGCGCCCGACGAAGCTCTACGTCAAGGCAGCGCTTGCGGCCATAAAGACCGGCGTTGTGCACGGCATGGCGCACATCACCGGCGGCGGCATGTACGGCAACGTCATCCGCGTCATCCCGAAGCACCTTGATATTCTTGTAGATTTCAAATCATGGGAGCGCCCGAAGATTTTCGACCTCATCCAGAGCGCTGGCATTGACGAAGAAGAGATGCGCAAGGTATTCAACCTCGGCATCGGCTACGTCTTCATAGTAGCGCCCAAAGAGCTTGCAGCGCTGGAATCGGCGCTTTGCGAGCTTGGCGAAAAGCCCGTCGTAATAGGCGAGGTCATAAAATGTACCAACCGCGCATAGCGATACTGATCTCAGGCACCGGCACGAACATGGAGGAGCTTTTAAGGGCCTCCATCACAAAAGAGCTGCCGGCGCAGGTATCGTTCGTGGGAAGCGACAATCTTGAAGCAAAAGGGCTGATGAAGGCGGCCGCTCTTGGCGCCTCCACGCGCGTCTTCTTCTATAAGCGCGACGGGCGGAGCTGCGCGGAAGAGGCTCTTGCCGCCGCAATCGAAGAGACGCATACGGACTGGATAGTGCTCGCCGGCTTCATGCGCATACTTTCACCCGAATTTGTACGGCGTTTCGCGCACCGCATCATAAACATCCACCCGGCGCTGCTGCCCGCCTTTCCCGGCGCGCACGGCATACGCGACGCATGGGAGGCCGGCGTGGCTGAAACCGGAGTGACTGTCCACATAGTGGACGAAGAAGTTGACCATGGGCCGATTTTGGCGCAGCAGAGCGTGCGGCGCGAAGCAGACGACACGATAGAGACGCTTGAGGCAAAGATACACGCCGTGGAGCATAAAATATATAAACTCGCGCTGAAAGAGTTCCTTGAAAATCATCCGGTAGAGATAGATCAATGGGAGGCTGACAAAGTGAAAAAGATGGAGACGAGAAAGGCGCTTATATCCGTATGGGATAAGACTGGCGTACTCGAACTTGCGCGCGGGCTTGCCGCGCACGGATATGAGATTGTATCCAGCTCCGGCACCGCGAAACACCTTGAAGAGGGCGGCGTCAAGGTAACGGAAGTAGTTGACATGACGGGACTGCCCGCCATTTTGGGAGGCCGCGTAAAGACGCTGCATCCGACCATAATGGGCGGAATACTGGCAAGACGCGGCGTAGCTCAGGACGACGAGGACCGCGAGAAGTTCAACATTCCGCTCATCGACGTCGTAGTCTGCACGCTCTACCCCTTTGAAGAGACCGCGAAAAGCGGCGCCGACCTCGACCATCTCATTGAAAAAATAGACATAGGCGGAGTGTCGCTCATCCGCGCCGGAGCAAAGAACTACTACAACGTAGCCGTTATAACGGACATAGACGACTACGGCCGCGTGCTCGACGAGCTTGAAAAAAAGCAGGAATTTACGCTTGAGTTCAAGCAGGAGCTTGCGCTCAAAGCCTTCCGCAAAACGGCCTCCTACGACGCCGTAATCTATCGCGGCCTCTGCAAAGAGGTTGGCGCGGAGGACGAAGTTGAAGCCTACAAGGTGCTGCCGCTTGAAATGAAGCAGAAGCTCCGCTACGGCGAAAACCCC includes:
- the purM gene encoding phosphoribosylformylglycinamidine cyclo-ligase, yielding MSKLSYEKSGVSISGGDAWVETIKKLLAKHPKDPNCVGGVGGFAGLYSIGGGQCLAACCDGVGTKLELAKAAGLYRGLGQDLVAMNVNDLVTVGARPLFFLDYAACGKLDESMLAQVVEGVIDACDESLCALLGGETAEMPGVYGADGFDLAGFSVGIVDCDKIIDGSSIQEGDLIVGLPSSGVHSNGFSLVRSALGAEGLNVPLDAIPEGWNESVGEAAMRPTKLYVKAALAAIKTGVVHGMAHITGGGMYGNVIRVIPKHLDILVDFKSWERPKIFDLIQSAGIDEEEMRKVFNLGIGYVFIVAPKELAALESALCELGEKPVVIGEVIKCTNRA
- the purH gene encoding bifunctional phosphoribosylaminoimidazolecarboxamide formyltransferase/IMP cyclohydrolase, which codes for MYQPRIAILISGTGTNMEELLRASITKELPAQVSFVGSDNLEAKGLMKAAALGASTRVFFYKRDGRSCAEEALAAAIEETHTDWIVLAGFMRILSPEFVRRFAHRIINIHPALLPAFPGAHGIRDAWEAGVAETGVTVHIVDEEVDHGPILAQQSVRREADDTIETLEAKIHAVEHKIYKLALKEFLENHPVEIDQWEADKVKKMETRKALISVWDKTGVLELARGLAAHGYEIVSSSGTAKHLEEGGVKVTEVVDMTGLPAILGGRVKTLHPTIMGGILARRGVAQDDEDREKFNIPLIDVVVCTLYPFEETAKSGADLDHLIEKIDIGGVSLIRAGAKNYYNVAVITDIDDYGRVLDELEKKQEFTLEFKQELALKAFRKTASYDAVIYRGLCKEVGAEDEVEAYKVLPLEMKQKLRYGENPHQKAALFMPPLEESPFEQLSGKELSYNNLLDLDTLLRGCSVFQDACACTIVKHTTPCGTAMGASPIEAFKKALACDPVSAFGGIIGMTRKVDLETAKTITETFFEILAAPEFEEGVVDYLKEKKPNLRVLKLKAGYAPKLQLIGNRCGYLAQEDKLPALPTQQDGKWHGTPRPELWDDIIFAWKTAAITKSNAIVLVKDGAAVGIGGGFTNRVDAAEYAMKQAGDKARGSVLASDAFFPFADSVELAAKAGVTAVIEPGGSIRDDEVIQKAEELGLSLFIGGTRTFRH